TCTTGAGCCACAATATCTCAGCCTCTCGTCAATAAATGCAGGAGGCACTACAATCATACTGGAGGATGATGCCGACAAGTTCACAAATTATAGAACAGAGAGAGCCGGCAGTACTAAGATATACAAGGTACAGTACAATGTACCAGCAAAAGAGGCGTACGAACTGCTCAAGCATGCAAGGAGAAGTTCGAGCTGTGCACCCGGGGCTGCACTGCTTCAAGTGTCAAAATGCCAGTTGGCTCTAACAGGTTTGCCACAAGAAGTGTACAAAACAAAGTGGGATCTCGTAGTGGTGGATGGACCAAGTGGAAGCAACCCAGAGGCTCCTGGAAGGATGGGAGCAATCTATACAGCAAGCATATTAGCCAGAGCTGGGAACACGACGGATGTAGTGGTTCATGATGTACATCGCACCATTGAGAAGTGGTTTTCCTGGGAATTTTTATGTCAAGAGAATTTGGTTTCTTCGAAAGGGAAGTTCTGGAATTTCAGAATACTGGGTCATACAGACCCTGCAAGATTTTGCCCAACCCAACCATGACAGGTACAATTGTCTCCTCCAATCTCATTGCATAAGGAAAACAGAAGTGACACATTATGAGAATCTCCAGAAGGGAGAACACGGGCAAAGAGACGGCCATAGAAACTGAATGGTTCACGTAGGTGCACAACATGCTATGGCCACTTTTGTTTTGGAAATTTCCCTCGTCCAAAAACAATTGCTATTAAGGTCGAAATGCAAAGAATGAGATGGCAACTGATAAAAGCTATCATCAAATACGCATCCCTCTGGTGTAGTTTTATCAGCATATGAAGCAGAAGAGGCTTCTTCCCTTACCAGCAAGGTGATAGCGGCTTATACACAAGACCATGTTTTTATCGGCATGAGAAGAGAGACAACCCCAGATCCTTTTGCAAGACAGTTCCTCTTGTAGTAACTTTGCCTTTTCTATTTCTCAGAGCATCCAATGTAAATGAATCCCATTCACCATGCACATGAATTGTCCTTACAcagaaccaatttttttttgaatgaatgaaaacaagagagaagaaagagtgtCCAATGGTCCAACATCCAATAGAAAGAGCAATATGGCCCTAAGCTCATGATAATACATCAAAAGTCATTCCAATAATTCCATTATTCATAGTGAAAACATGGACACCTCGATCATGagaaatgacacaaatagtcgCAAATGCCCAGGCACAAACCAAAATTTGCCAGACTACTGCAGCCATGAAAGGGTGTGTCTAACTGAAAACTTGCAAATAGGTCAAAAACTATACATACCAAACATAATCTGAAGCTTCGCAGATATATTTACACTGCCAAGATCAACCAAATCTCATTTGCTTACATCTCTGCGCTGCAATAAGTAGGAAAACAACTGATTAGTTCACATTGCTCAGCTAATTCAGATAGTGTAAAAgattaaggaagaaaaataggGTCCATAATGTTTAATAAGCCATATACACTGGCTGCAGGCTCCCATGCAGTGTAAAAATAGGCTCGAAAAATGAGAGAATGATTTAATTGGATATCATGGAAAGCTGGCCCAATAGTCTAAAAGTGAAGCAACTATGTTTTCCATAGCCAAACAGAAATGAAATCCTCTGAacctttatggaaaaaaagaagacatgaaAATGCACTTCCCCGAACAAATCACCTTGAGCAAGAAAAGCTTTGAGTCACCAGTGCACACCGTGACAAAACATCAAAATGTTGCAAAATAGTTACAACACCAAAACGCAAAACAAAAGACACCCCTAAACTAGAAGACTGCTAAAAAGAGAACCTCACAGAAGATGATATCAATATTCAACATATATAATAACACTCTGGTTTGTAACATAATTTCAAGTCAACAAGAGTCAGTCAAATGTATTAAGGGTGAAAAAAACGGAATAAAGGTCATCTAATAATTAATTGGGTCCACTTATATAGGTAACCTAACTATAACTATAGGAACTTTTCCCTAACTGCTGATACACATGACCAAGAATTTTCAGAATGCCCTTGCTGAGCTGAAAGAAGTGAATAAGGTGTTTAGATAACAAATCAAACCAGAAATACAATGAGACAGTTGAGGTATCTCCATAAAAAGCCAGAATAATCATGCAGTCAGTATTCATCGTATCCCAACAATCCATAATCCAAACTTACCATTCGCTTGCTGATGTACGGCTGAACATCTATTGGCATCTCAGGTTGAGTTTCAACACTaggcaattttcttttctccatctcaaattcttttcttgATTCCTTTCGACTGCCTGCCTGCCAAACACGGCCAAAATTTGGAAGCCATTCAACATCATTGCAGCTCTTAATgatttctcctcttctctccatctccatctcaaTCTTTCTCCTTTCAGCCCAAGCAGCGCCCACCCTTTTAGGGTTTAACTTGGACTTTCGTGGCTTATTAGAAGGAGAAATTAGGCTCACTGATGGCTGCTGTCT
The sequence above is drawn from the Eucalyptus grandis isolate ANBG69807.140 chromosome 11, ASM1654582v1, whole genome shotgun sequence genome and encodes:
- the LOC104426158 gene encoding glucuronoxylan 4-O-methyltransferase 1: MPPEVPLSSTLATPLIRYSPPPPSDVEGNHTFKHKSLRGTRKMKLSVRKLIPIFVLILASISILRFVRILITTSSPHPLPASPPHVQQACTSPSSCSKVLTEISGNSTSTPPAYTASITAKEFKLLSNLVKQRRPCNILIFGLEPQYLSLSSINAGGTTIILEDDADKFTNYRTERAGSTKIYKVQYNVPAKEAYELLKHARRSSSCAPGAALLQVSKCQLALTGLPQEVYKTKWDLVVVDGPSGSNPEAPGRMGAIYTASILARAGNTTDVVVHDVHRTIEKWFSWEFLCQENLVSSKGKFWNFRILGHTDPARFCPTQP